One stretch of Eretmochelys imbricata isolate rEreImb1 chromosome 1, rEreImb1.hap1, whole genome shotgun sequence DNA includes these proteins:
- the CBY2 gene encoding protein chibby homolog 2: MNHQMQRAEPDMDYIPPRVKLSDETFVFIDGKWVSETYNQPPFASQQKHYNKKMQNDWTLWEENKALWEEIKALRIENKALREENKTLQCLRTQNKAIQVIYDETLQQVLQKENKPFPIFRERNIGFQVSQENKALQVVRENNMALQVLREETQAVPVFQKETKATPIEEESKDDVPAIQEDSKANPIQNEIKAVSALQKKSNSVQDIWEESKAVPVQEENKAAPGIQEENVALQAVKKLNQTLQALLKENQTLLEEKKAIQVLQEENKVFWEENNKLKLQLTVVKGTVLEIMARMEILQKELNTLSPVQCNEMRKPDKCW, encoded by the coding sequence ATGAATCACCAAATGCAACGGGCAGAACCAGATATGGATTACATTCCCCCTCGGGTCAAGCTAAGTGATGAGACATTTGTCTTTATAGATGGCAAATGGGTGAGTGAGACCTATAATCAGCCACCTTTTGCTTCCCAACAGAAACATTACAACAAGAAGATGCAGAATGACTGGACTCTCTGGGAGGAGAACAAAGCACTCTGGGAAGAGATCAAGGCCCTCCGGATTGAAAACAAGGCCCTCCGGGAGGAGAACAAAACTCTCCAGTGCCTCCGGACGCAGAATAAAGCCATCCAGGTTATTTATGATGAGACCCTCCAGCAGGTTCTCCAGAAGGAGAACAAGCCCTTCCCAATCTTCCGAGAAAGGAATATAGGCTTCCAGGTCAGCCAAGAGAACAAGGCCCTTCAGGTTGTTCGGGAAAATAATATGGCTTTACAGGTACTCCGGGAGGAGACCCAGGCTGTCCCAGTCTTccagaaggagaccaaagccacACCAATCGAGGAGGAGAGCAAGGATGATGTCCCTGCCATCCAGGAGGACAGCAAAGCCAACCCAATCCAAAATGAGATCAAGGCTGTCTCAGCCCTCCAGAAAAAGAGTAATTCTGTCCAGGACATCTGGGAGGAAAGCAAAGCTGTCCCAGTTCAGGAGGAGAACAAGGCTGCCCCAGGTATCCAGGAGGAAAATGTGGCTCTCCAGGCTGTCAAGAAACTAAATCAAACCCTCCAGGCCCTGCTAAAAGAGAACCAGACCCTTCTGGAAGAGAAAAAGGCAATCCAGGTTCTTCAGGAAGAGAACAAAGTCTTCTGGGAAGAGAACAATAAGTTGAAGCTGCAGCTAACTGTAGTGAAAGGCACAGTGTTGGAGATTATGGCCCGGATGGAAATACTGCAAAAGGAGCTCAATACCCTTTCTCCTGTTCAGTGTAATGAGATGAGGAAGCCAGACAAGTGCTGGTAA